The following proteins come from a genomic window of Nostoc sp. ATCC 53789:
- a CDS encoding mannose-1-phosphate guanyltransferase — MRAVLMAGGSGTRLRPLTCDLPKPMVPILNRPIAEHIINLLKRHQITEVIATLHYLPDVLRDYFQDGSDFGVQMTYAVEEDQPLGTAGCVKNIAELLDETFLVISGDSITDFDLTAAIAFHKQNKSKATLILTRVPNPIEFGVVITDQEGRISRFLEKPSSSEIFSDTVNTGTYILEPEILEYLPANVECDFSKDLFPLLLAKDEPMYGYIAQGYWCDVGHLDAYREAQYDALDRKVNLDCAYKEVSHELWVGQNTYIDQTAVIETPAVIGDNCRIGARVQIEAGTVIGDNVTIGADANLKRPIVWNGAFIGDEAHLSACVISRGARVDRRAHVLEAAVVGSLSTVGEEAQISPGVRVWPSKKIESGAVLNINLIWGNTAQRNLFGQRGVQGLANIDITPEFAVKLGSAYGSTLKPGSKVTVSRDQRNVSRMVTRSLIAGLMSVGIDIQNLDATAIPIARTVIPTMSVVGGIHVRVHPDRPDYILIEFMDAKGINISKALEKKIEGAYFKEDMRRALIHEIGDVSYPSQVMERYCTAFEKLLHVHTLRNSRAKVVIDYVYAVSGAVLPQMLDKFGADAVVLNASVNKSAMSITDREGLLTQLGHVVEALKANFGVQVSANGEQLILVDESGYPIRGETLTALMVDMILTANPRGTVVVPVHASSAIEQVARRHDGRVIRTKANPTALMEACQKNPNVVLGGSGETGFIFPQLHPGFDSMFCIAKIIEMLTIQERSLAAARSELPRVIHKTYTVRCPWTAKGALMRYLVETHPAQNLELIDGVKICQPYDDSWLLVLPDASEPLVHLYANSNDREWVDETVRNYRTRVQSFVERQQEYQPAEV, encoded by the coding sequence ATGCGTGCAGTACTAATGGCAGGTGGTTCAGGAACGCGGCTTCGCCCGTTAACTTGCGATCTGCCCAAACCGATGGTGCCAATCCTAAATCGACCAATTGCCGAACATATTATCAATCTTCTGAAGAGACATCAAATTACAGAAGTTATTGCGACATTGCATTATTTACCTGATGTCTTGCGAGACTATTTTCAAGATGGCAGCGATTTCGGTGTTCAGATGACTTATGCCGTCGAAGAAGACCAGCCTTTGGGTACAGCAGGCTGTGTGAAAAACATTGCCGAACTTTTGGATGAAACTTTTTTAGTCATTAGCGGCGATAGCATAACAGATTTTGACCTCACGGCTGCGATCGCATTTCACAAACAAAATAAGTCAAAAGCTACTTTGATTTTGACCAGAGTTCCCAACCCAATTGAATTTGGAGTGGTGATTACTGATCAGGAAGGACGAATTAGCCGATTTTTAGAAAAACCCTCTAGTAGTGAAATTTTTTCCGATACCGTCAACACTGGTACTTATATTCTCGAACCAGAAATTTTAGAATATCTACCAGCAAACGTTGAATGTGACTTTTCCAAAGACTTATTCCCCTTACTGCTAGCAAAAGATGAGCCAATGTATGGTTACATCGCTCAAGGTTATTGGTGCGATGTTGGTCACTTAGATGCCTATCGGGAAGCTCAGTATGACGCATTAGATCGGAAGGTAAATCTCGATTGCGCCTACAAAGAAGTTTCTCATGAGTTATGGGTAGGTCAAAATACTTACATCGACCAAACGGCTGTGATTGAAACTCCGGCTGTGATTGGTGACAATTGCCGCATCGGTGCAAGAGTGCAGATTGAAGCCGGAACCGTAATTGGCGATAACGTTACTATTGGCGCTGATGCCAATCTTAAACGTCCTATAGTGTGGAATGGGGCTTTTATTGGCGATGAAGCACATCTTTCTGCCTGTGTGATTTCCCGTGGCGCTCGTGTAGACCGCCGCGCCCATGTATTAGAAGCTGCTGTTGTGGGTTCGCTCTCCACGGTGGGAGAAGAAGCCCAAATTAGCCCAGGTGTGCGCGTTTGGCCAAGTAAAAAGATTGAGTCAGGGGCAGTTTTAAACATTAACTTGATTTGGGGCAACACCGCTCAACGAAATTTATTTGGGCAACGTGGTGTGCAAGGATTAGCGAATATTGACATCACCCCAGAATTCGCCGTGAAATTGGGATCTGCTTACGGTTCTACCTTGAAACCTGGTTCTAAGGTAACGGTTTCCCGTGACCAGCGTAATGTCTCTCGGATGGTGACGCGATCGCTCATTGCGGGTTTAATGTCAGTAGGTATTGATATTCAAAACCTCGATGCTACTGCTATCCCCATCGCCCGCACGGTTATACCCACAATGTCGGTAGTTGGTGGGATTCATGTGCGAGTCCACCCCGATCGCCCTGACTACATTCTGATTGAATTCATGGACGCTAAGGGCATTAATATCTCCAAAGCCCTAGAAAAGAAAATCGAAGGGGCTTACTTTAAGGAAGATATGCGGCGGGCGCTAATTCATGAAATTGGCGATGTATCTTACCCCAGCCAAGTCATGGAGCGCTACTGCACTGCTTTTGAGAAACTTTTGCATGTTCATACACTCCGCAACAGTCGCGCAAAAGTGGTGATTGACTATGTTTATGCGGTATCAGGGGCAGTTTTACCCCAAATGTTGGATAAATTTGGTGCTGATGCAGTGGTACTGAATGCCAGTGTCAATAAATCGGCGATGTCAATCACCGATCGCGAAGGACTGCTAACTCAGTTAGGTCATGTAGTGGAGGCATTGAAAGCTAACTTTGGTGTGCAAGTCTCCGCTAATGGAGAACAACTAATTTTAGTTGATGAATCCGGCTACCCAATTCGTGGGGAAACTTTAACAGCACTGATGGTAGACATGATTCTGACGGCTAACCCCAGAGGAACGGTAGTAGTGCCGGTTCATGCTTCTAGTGCTATTGAACAAGTCGCCCGTCGTCATGATGGCAGGGTAATTCGCACCAAGGCCAACCCTACAGCTTTAATGGAAGCTTGTCAAAAAAATCCGAATGTGGTTTTGGGAGGTAGTGGAGAAACTGGTTTTATTTTCCCGCAACTGCATCCGGGATTTGATTCTATGTTCTGTATTGCCAAGATCATTGAGATGTTGACTATACAGGAGCGATCGCTGGCTGCTGCACGGTCAGAATTGCCCCGTGTAATTCACAAAACTTATACAGTCCGTTGTCCGTGGACAGCTAAGGGTGCTTTGATGCGTTACTTAGTGGAAACTCACCCAGCCCAAAACTTAGAACTCATTGATGGAGTGAAAATTTGTCAACCTTATGATGATAGTTGGTTGTTAGTTTTACCAGATGCCAGCGAACCACTGGTGCATCTGTATGCAAATAGCAACGATCGCGAATGGGTAGATGAGACTGTCAGAAATTACCGTACCCGTGTTCAGAGTTTTGTGGAAAGACAACAAGAATATCAACCAGCAGAAGTGTAA
- a CDS encoding glycosyltransferase, protein MRIIFKGAFYFYKKIISLLPTSTDPCVQIVDTSSASQHKHWYNYWQARLPPSWLHPLLILMWLLIGISLRLTNLTTKSPWTDEFSTLVFSLGNNFLSVPLDQAIAPDILLQPLQPNPAASIGDVIHNLATQDSHPPLYFVLAHLWMKLFPSEGGLVSLFAARSLPAIFGAASIPCVYVLGKVAFRSRIVGQLAAATIAVSPYAVFLAQEARHYTLAILWVIGSLTCLVIATRHIQNRTPLPIWVALSWVAVNALGIATHYFFTFTLYTEAVVLISLAWLQLQTSTKFSLLFSSLWRRIYAVAVGTLVAGLIWIPILLENKNRGILTEWIRGSRVGLDWLSPIFQALGTLIAMISLLPVESSQALVVIPSGIVMLAFFIWAVPILLRGIKIQLQHPENRIMIQVFIGIVVSAIALFLIFTYFLGIDLTRGARYNFVYYPAIVVLLGASLAVCWHPPQELMEREQGKNGIQSIGKWGINGKKAVMLIWLMGFFSAVTVICNLGYQKYYRPDLFVQLIQQISPVPVLIATTHKSYIHTGEMMGVARELKLANSPQNSLFLLAHQYQDPNTSTIALENTLKTLPRPFDLWSVNFHAPVAEAVKTCVADTKSLPSVDGYEYELYHCQ, encoded by the coding sequence ATGAGAATTATTTTCAAAGGTGCATTTTATTTTTACAAAAAAATTATCTCGTTGCTACCTACATCTACTGACCCTTGTGTACAGATTGTAGATACTAGTTCTGCCTCACAACACAAGCACTGGTATAATTATTGGCAAGCTCGCCTCCCACCTTCCTGGCTTCACCCTTTGCTGATTTTGATGTGGTTGCTCATCGGAATTAGCTTACGCCTAACCAACTTGACAACAAAGTCTCCTTGGACCGATGAGTTTTCCACCTTAGTGTTTAGCTTGGGTAACAATTTTTTATCAGTACCCCTAGATCAGGCGATCGCACCTGATATCTTATTACAACCACTGCAACCAAACCCAGCAGCTAGTATTGGTGATGTCATTCATAACTTAGCTACACAAGATAGTCATCCACCTCTGTATTTTGTGCTGGCTCACCTGTGGATGAAATTATTTCCTAGCGAAGGGGGATTAGTATCGCTATTTGCAGCGCGATCGCTACCTGCTATATTCGGTGCTGCCTCAATACCGTGTGTTTACGTATTAGGTAAAGTAGCATTTCGTTCGAGAATAGTGGGACAATTGGCTGCTGCCACGATCGCAGTATCACCCTACGCCGTATTTTTAGCACAAGAAGCACGTCATTATACTTTGGCAATTTTATGGGTGATTGGTTCTCTCACTTGCTTAGTAATTGCCACACGTCATATTCAAAACCGCACACCTTTACCTATATGGGTAGCACTTTCCTGGGTAGCAGTTAATGCTTTAGGTATTGCTACTCATTATTTTTTCACCTTCACCCTCTACACAGAAGCCGTAGTTTTGATTTCTCTGGCTTGGCTTCAATTGCAAACTAGCACCAAATTTTCTCTCCTCTTCTCTTCTCTCTGGCGGCGAATTTATGCCGTTGCGGTAGGTACTTTGGTGGCGGGTTTAATTTGGATACCAATCTTGTTAGAGAACAAAAATCGTGGAATTTTGACCGAGTGGATTCGAGGTTCGCGCGTTGGACTAGATTGGTTAAGCCCAATTTTTCAAGCTTTAGGAACATTGATTGCAATGATTTCCCTGTTACCAGTTGAATCTTCTCAAGCTTTGGTGGTGATTCCTTCTGGAATAGTGATGCTGGCTTTCTTTATTTGGGCAGTACCAATTTTGCTGCGTGGGATCAAAATTCAACTACAGCATCCAGAAAACCGGATTATGATTCAGGTGTTTATTGGAATTGTGGTCAGTGCGATCGCTTTATTTTTGATCTTTACGTACTTTTTGGGTATTGACCTGACCAGAGGCGCTAGATATAACTTTGTTTACTATCCTGCGATCGTTGTCTTGCTAGGTGCAAGTCTTGCAGTGTGTTGGCATCCTCCCCAAGAATTGATGGAAAGAGAACAAGGGAAAAATGGCATACAAAGCATAGGTAAATGGGGAATAAACGGTAAAAAAGCCGTGATGTTAATTTGGCTGATGGGATTTTTTAGTGCAGTCACAGTAATCTGCAATCTCGGCTATCAAAAATATTATCGTCCTGACCTGTTTGTGCAACTCATCCAACAAATATCCCCAGTACCAGTACTGATTGCCACTACTCACAAAAGTTATATACACACTGGGGAAATGATGGGAGTAGCTAGAGAGTTGAAACTTGCCAATTCGCCCCAAAATTCTTTGTTTCTCCTTGCCCATCAATATCAAGATCCGAATACTTCCACCATTGCTCTAGAAAATACCTTAAAGACGCTACCACGACCTTTTGATTTGTGGTCGGTAAACTTTCATGCCCCAGTAGCAGAAGCTGTCAAAACATGCGTCGCTGATACTAAATCTTTGCCAAGCGTAGACGGCTACGAATACGAACTTTATCATTGCCAATAA
- a CDS encoding energy-coupling factor ABC transporter permease, whose translation MHIPDGFVSVPVAGATGLASVAALFIAFERSQEAFGIRRAPILGLTTAFIFAAQMINFPVAGGTSGHLLGGTLAAIVLGSPWAGTLCIATVLIIQAVLFADGGITALGANIFNMAVVGVWVGWILTQTLQRLLGGFKGRLPLAAGIAAGVSVVVAAIACAIELALSGTAPVAIVLPAMAGVHILIGIGEGIITGGVLTYLATARPDLLPGEQQEFRGWSVPIVTIFLIAGVLSLFASAWPDGLEKVAENTGFIDLAAKVRVIVPTPLADYTIKGLGPIGTSIAGLMGATVCFAVAFGIAKVVKPKNA comes from the coding sequence ATGCACATTCCTGATGGATTTGTTTCCGTTCCGGTGGCAGGGGCTACTGGTTTAGCCAGTGTAGCAGCACTTTTTATTGCCTTCGAGCGATCGCAAGAAGCTTTTGGTATCCGTCGTGCGCCCATACTGGGATTAACCACTGCCTTTATTTTTGCCGCCCAGATGATCAATTTTCCGGTAGCTGGAGGTACTAGTGGTCACTTATTAGGAGGAACCTTAGCTGCGATCGTTTTGGGTAGTCCGTGGGCAGGGACGTTGTGTATTGCCACAGTTTTAATTATTCAAGCTGTGCTATTTGCTGATGGTGGCATTACAGCCTTGGGAGCAAACATTTTCAATATGGCAGTAGTTGGTGTTTGGGTAGGCTGGATTTTAACCCAAACCTTGCAACGGCTGTTGGGGGGATTTAAAGGGCGTTTACCCCTAGCTGCTGGTATAGCTGCTGGCGTAAGTGTAGTGGTAGCTGCCATAGCTTGTGCTATTGAGTTAGCCCTCTCTGGTACTGCACCTGTAGCCATAGTTTTACCAGCTATGGCTGGCGTACATATTTTGATTGGCATTGGCGAAGGGATAATTACTGGGGGTGTGCTGACTTATTTAGCTACAGCCCGACCAGATTTGTTACCAGGGGAACAGCAGGAATTTCGCGGGTGGTCAGTGCCTATTGTCACCATTTTCTTGATTGCAGGAGTACTGTCACTCTTCGCCTCAGCCTGGCCTGATGGTTTGGAAAAAGTTGCTGAAAATACAGGTTTCATTGATTTAGCTGCGAAAGTCCGGGTAATTGTGCCGACTCCCTTAGCTGACTATACTATTAAGGGTTTGGGGCCAATTGGTACTAGTATCGCTGGACTTATGGGAGCTACAGTTTGCTTTGCTGTAGCCTTTGGGATTGCCAAGGTGGTGAAACCAAAGAATGCTTAA
- a CDS encoding energy-coupling factor transporter transmembrane protein EcfT: MLKLSLPLRLQLSLVIVVGAALLKYHAWYCLGVYAAIALLWAWLLRVSIRHLGGLLGTELIFLSLLALPLGWERASFLLLRSLVCLVTMNSFLLTLPPHSFGIALKGLPVPAPLKENLLLAGQYMEILLSEVTRMQRSAQLRGLNGTTGWLRYASAAMIGALYLRSLDRAERVYGAMVIRGYNGQLPIDSPLRPKERFAVLLACAIAATVTLTSYKI; the protein is encoded by the coding sequence ATGCTTAAACTTTCTTTGCCATTACGTTTGCAGCTGTCTCTAGTGATAGTGGTGGGAGCAGCGTTATTAAAATATCATGCTTGGTATTGCTTAGGTGTATATGCCGCGATCGCACTTTTATGGGCTTGGCTGTTGCGCGTATCAATTCGCCACTTGGGAGGATTACTCGGTACAGAATTGATTTTTTTGTCATTGCTAGCCTTGCCTTTGGGATGGGAAAGAGCCAGCTTTTTACTGCTTCGTTCGCTGGTTTGTCTAGTTACTATGAATAGTTTTTTGTTAACCTTACCGCCCCACAGCTTTGGTATAGCCCTGAAAGGCTTACCTGTACCAGCACCTTTAAAGGAAAACTTGTTGTTAGCTGGGCAATATATGGAAATTTTGCTCTCAGAAGTAACCCGGATGCAGCGCAGCGCTCAATTACGTGGTCTGAATGGAACTACGGGATGGTTGCGCTACGCCAGTGCTGCCATGATTGGAGCCTTGTACCTCCGCAGTCTGGATAGGGCAGAACGAGTCTATGGGGCAATGGTAATTCGCGGTTACAACGGGCAATTGCCTATCGATTCTCCTCTCAGACCGAAAGAGCGTTTTGCCGTATTACTAGCTTGTGCGATCGCTGCTACTGTAACCCTAACTTCTTACAAAATTTAA
- a CDS encoding ABC transporter ATP-binding protein: MKSLTSNPQPPTHNPHATVVEVDNLVYAYSRQEPVLQEISFTLNKGDRVALMGATGSGKSTLLENLIGLKQPQTGKITINGIPLETKTLPQIRRQIGFSFQDANDQLFMPTILEDITFGPRNYGMSPAEASDRARQLLADFGLEAYANRSAHELSGGQKRLAALASILALDPTILILDEPTNGLDPAWRRHLAQVLLKLPVQVMLIASHDLNWLGRVTQRALVLSGGRIQIDGNIQPLLQDGATLDQLGLPIDW, encoded by the coding sequence TTGAAATCTTTAACATCTAATCCCCAACCACCAACCCATAACCCCCACGCAACTGTTGTTGAAGTTGATAATTTGGTCTATGCCTATTCTCGCCAAGAGCCGGTATTACAAGAAATTTCTTTTACTTTGAATAAAGGCGATCGCGTCGCCTTGATGGGAGCAACTGGTTCTGGAAAAAGCACCTTGCTAGAGAACCTAATCGGCTTAAAACAACCCCAGACGGGGAAAATTACCATTAATGGCATCCCGCTAGAAACCAAAACTCTACCCCAAATACGTCGTCAAATTGGCTTTAGCTTTCAAGATGCCAACGATCAACTATTTATGCCCACCATCTTGGAAGATATTACCTTTGGCCCACGCAACTACGGAATGTCACCAGCAGAGGCTAGCGATCGCGCCCGGCAGTTATTAGCTGATTTCGGACTAGAAGCTTACGCTAATCGTTCCGCTCACGAACTTTCTGGTGGGCAAAAACGCCTTGCTGCCCTAGCCTCAATTTTAGCCCTAGACCCGACAATTCTAATTTTGGATGAGCCGACTAACGGTCTCGATCCAGCATGGCGACGACATTTAGCGCAAGTGTTGTTAAAGTTACCAGTGCAGGTGATGTTAATTGCCTCCCATGACCTAAATTGGTTAGGTAGAGTTACGCAACGTGCTTTGGTGCTGTCTGGTGGCCGAATTCAAATAGACGGCAATATTCAGCCACTTCTGCAAGATGGTGCTACTTTAGACCAATTAGGTTTGCCCATAGATTGGTAA